The following proteins are encoded in a genomic region of Ignavibacteriota bacterium:
- the hutU gene encoding urocanate hydratase codes for MDRTDPIHAPHGSTLTCKGWQQEAALRMLMNNLDPDVAEHPEQLIVYGGIGRAARNWDAYDAIVRELRSLDNDETLLVQSGKPVGRFRTHTDAPRVIIANSNLVPKWATWEEFRRLDALGLIMYGQMTAGSWIYIGTQGILQGTYETFASVATKHFDGDLAGKWILTAGLGGMGGAQPLAATMNGAVCLCVEIDPSRIQKRLDTKYLDVWARDLDEAVTIVRDAVSKRTPLSVAVLGNAAEIFPALLERGMVPDVLTDQTSAHDMLNGYVPMGMTYDDARALRSENPELYIRKSKETVVAHVRAMLALQKAGAVTFDYGNNIRGEALANGLANAFDFPGFVPAYIRPLFCDGKGPFRWAALSGDPADIHRTDRAVIETFPDDVQLVRWIEKAQRQVAFQGLPARICWLGYGARAKMGRVFNDLVRRGEVSAPIVIGRDHLDCGSVASPNRETEAMLDGSDAIADWPILNAMLNCIGGATWVSFHHGGGVGMGYSLHAGMVVVADGTEAADRRLERVLTYDPGMGIIRHADAGYERAIENAREWGVAVPMRDTVAK; via the coding sequence ATGGACCGCACCGACCCCATCCACGCACCACACGGATCAACCCTGACCTGCAAGGGCTGGCAGCAGGAAGCCGCCCTCCGCATGCTGATGAACAACCTCGATCCTGATGTGGCGGAACATCCTGAGCAGCTCATCGTGTACGGCGGCATCGGACGCGCGGCGAGGAATTGGGACGCGTACGACGCCATCGTCCGCGAACTGCGATCACTCGATAACGACGAGACGCTGCTTGTGCAGTCCGGCAAACCCGTGGGCCGCTTCCGGACGCACACCGACGCGCCGCGCGTCATCATCGCCAATTCGAATCTTGTCCCGAAGTGGGCGACCTGGGAGGAGTTCCGCCGCCTCGATGCACTCGGACTCATCATGTACGGACAGATGACGGCGGGATCGTGGATCTATATCGGCACGCAGGGAATACTGCAGGGTACATACGAGACCTTCGCATCGGTCGCGACAAAACACTTCGACGGCGACCTCGCGGGCAAGTGGATCCTCACTGCGGGACTCGGCGGCATGGGTGGCGCGCAGCCGCTGGCAGCAACGATGAACGGCGCGGTGTGCCTCTGCGTCGAAATAGATCCGTCGCGAATACAGAAGCGGCTCGACACAAAGTATCTCGACGTCTGGGCCAGGGATCTCGACGAAGCCGTCACCATCGTGCGGGACGCAGTGTCGAAACGGACGCCGCTCTCCGTCGCCGTGCTCGGCAATGCGGCCGAAATTTTCCCCGCCCTGCTGGAACGAGGGATGGTGCCCGACGTGCTTACAGATCAGACATCCGCGCACGACATGCTGAACGGATACGTGCCGATGGGCATGACCTATGATGACGCGCGCGCGCTCAGATCGGAGAATCCGGAGCTGTATATCCGTAAATCGAAGGAGACGGTCGTCGCGCATGTTCGCGCGATGCTCGCACTGCAGAAGGCGGGTGCGGTGACCTTCGATTACGGCAACAACATCCGCGGCGAGGCGCTCGCGAACGGACTCGCGAACGCCTTCGACTTCCCGGGCTTCGTGCCCGCGTACATCCGTCCGCTCTTCTGCGACGGCAAGGGACCATTCCGCTGGGCCGCTCTCTCCGGTGATCCGGCCGACATCCATCGCACCGACCGCGCGGTGATCGAGACTTTTCCCGACGACGTACAGCTCGTACGCTGGATAGAGAAGGCCCAGAGGCAGGTTGCATTCCAAGGCCTTCCGGCGCGTATCTGCTGGCTGGGCTACGGCGCGCGCGCGAAGATGGGACGTGTCTTCAACGATCTCGTCAGAAGGGGAGAAGTGAGTGCGCCCATCGTCATCGGCCGTGATCATCTCGACTGCGGATCCGTGGCATCCCCGAACCGCGAAACCGAAGCCATGCTCGACGGCAGCGACGCCATCGCCGACTGGCCCATCCTCAATGCGATGCTCAACTGCATAGGAGGCGCCACCTGGGTTTCGTTCCATCACGGCGGCGGCGTGGGCATGGGGTACAGTCTCCATGCTGGCATGGTGGTGGTAGCCGATGGTACGGAGGCCGCTGACCGCCGACTCGAACGCGTGCTTACCTATGATCCGGGCATGGGAATCATCCGGCATGCGGATGCAGGATACGAGCGCGCGATTGAAAATGCCCGTGAGTGGGGCGTGGCTGTTCCGATGCGCGACACGGTGGCAAAATAA
- a CDS encoding succinate dehydrogenase/fumarate reductase iron-sulfur subunit, which translates to MKLTLHIWRQKNAGDTGRMVTYDIDGISDHMSFLEMLDTLNEKLMLNGEDPVAFDHDCREGICGTCSLVVNGVPHGPEKATTICQLHMRKFKDGDAIYIEPFRARAFPVLRDLVVDRSAFDRIMAAGGFVSAHTGGVPDANAILIGKDMADKAMDYAACIGCGACVAACKNGSAMLFVAAKISQYAHVPQGQPERKRRALAMVATMDAEKFGACTNLYECEAVCPKGISVSAIALMNRDYLKAKLTHVEAKAGGGGM; encoded by the coding sequence ATGAAACTCACCCTCCATATCTGGCGCCAGAAAAATGCGGGCGACACCGGCCGCATGGTCACGTACGACATCGACGGCATCTCCGACCATATGTCGTTTCTCGAAATGCTCGACACGCTGAACGAGAAGCTGATGCTCAACGGCGAGGATCCAGTCGCCTTCGACCACGACTGCCGCGAAGGCATTTGCGGCACATGCTCCCTGGTCGTGAACGGCGTGCCTCACGGACCGGAAAAGGCGACAACCATCTGCCAGCTTCACATGCGCAAGTTCAAGGACGGCGACGCCATCTACATCGAGCCGTTCCGCGCGCGCGCCTTCCCCGTGCTGCGTGACCTCGTGGTCGACCGCAGCGCCTTCGACCGCATCATGGCGGCCGGCGGATTTGTGTCGGCGCATACCGGCGGCGTGCCCGACGCCAACGCGATCCTCATCGGCAAGGACATGGCCGACAAGGCCATGGACTATGCCGCGTGTATCGGCTGCGGTGCCTGCGTGGCCGCGTGCAAGAACGGATCCGCCATGCTGTTTGTGGCGGCCAAGATCTCGCAGTACGCGCATGTGCCGCAGGGGCAGCCCGAGCGGAAGCGGCGCGCCCTTGCCATGGTCGCCACGATGGACGCCGAGAAATTCGGCGCCTGCACGAATCTGTATGAATGCGAGGCGGTGTGTCCGAAAGGTATTTCCGTCTCCGCCATCGCGCTCATGAATCGCGATTACCTGAAGGCGAAACTCACACACGTCGAAGCGAAGGCCGGCGGCGGAGGTATGTAG
- a CDS encoding T9SS type A sorting domain-containing protein, with amino-acid sequence MRKRYAISALAAVLFLIIGMVSAHAQTTVTVGTGTSTQAYPIDTYWMNCADETIYTNSDLTGGGWSAAAGYYISNVRWYIGTSSSYYGGTLKIYLENTSATSLSSGNWTPTGTLVWSGNLPSLGTTGWLNFTLPSSFYYSGGNLLVRAVREDNTYYYPYAYFRYSSTGTTLHRAAAQDGSMPTYLYSDYSRPNIQLVFQTTGPPAITVTSSPQGCATTANQTVVATLFSPVGISASAIWYKKNSGSWTYSTPTSVVGTTYTYTINHANVGGVAAGDQISWYIGAADANGTPIVATYPAGGSGNSPAPGSTPPATVMKYTVPGSLPYSENFDLGQGAWTFGGSQVGDWRVGVPGGAIGPTALSTPNALLCQKTPSYVYSDGAQSWAQFPPLNFTGLVQDPVLVLNHKYQTEGSYDGGRVEYSTNGGVTWTTLGTVASPNGVNWYDAGSVYSSNGQPVWVGTYTTSWKRSVHTLTGLAGQACVLLRFYFCSDGSVYYAGWGIDDVAVGNFPQKDIEVVSANVSYATDRWAQVINQSHPVSAVVRTNGWETPPTSITLTYKVGSMPASAADGVSQTFTPTWAGGQYTANFATPFTPTALGPVVVYVKAFYTGDMAAGNDSKAYTMNVQPVDVYGFEDFEGLNNANNPNGFRTGWTSINNGGPNPWLISTWDRPFIAAWATYLNTANDVNPDDYMISPPALLQAGSSYRVRFKYRGQVGNTNIRLLYGKTANPAQMTVLHTWSVPVSATWTDAIGPIGGVAPFFNTDPAGASNYYLAWHIYAPITNGGGIGIDDIILDVNPTPPPKIGYGLPGTPNGQHVDNPAIPLQVLAIYKKPGKIVKTYEVVSTTYNYGAPGDFLWDVTTSTSWLKVTKSIANPTQYLATNPFNPARPRQLQTFSLEVDPTNLLPGTYTGQLLMYGSLYNSQYPAGIKATNEVYPVTVQLTVMDAGSGVPGAAGSLRACQTNLTVRPQPYLFLDPKTNLPFAAVTVTSGAIPSMCIEAFPGMLPAGIARYRYVDRYFNVTAGGTGWTADIDWYYTDTEAAMGGVTAPAKLRNIRQLVSGGSWQDPTSGITSTSFPNMYYVKGAGYNPTNIAGNHCLAHNWVPKQGADMPVAFALGQNYPNPFNPTTKIDFSVAEESHVKLTVYNSLGDEVAVLVNETMQAGAYSVPFDASALPSGSYMYRLTADSFSDTKRMLLAK; translated from the coding sequence ATGAGGAAACGCTACGCGATCTCAGCGCTGGCCGCTGTGCTCTTCCTGATCATTGGCATGGTCTCCGCGCATGCGCAGACAACTGTCACGGTCGGAACGGGTACCTCGACGCAGGCGTACCCGATCGACACGTATTGGATGAACTGCGCGGACGAGACGATCTACACCAATTCCGACCTCACGGGCGGAGGATGGTCTGCCGCTGCTGGTTATTACATCTCCAACGTGCGCTGGTACATCGGCACGTCTTCGTCGTATTACGGCGGGACGTTAAAGATTTATCTTGAGAATACTTCCGCCACATCTCTGTCGTCCGGCAACTGGACTCCGACAGGGACGCTGGTGTGGTCAGGTAACCTGCCCTCACTCGGCACTACCGGATGGCTGAATTTCACGCTGCCTTCTTCGTTCTACTATAGCGGCGGCAATCTCCTCGTGCGCGCTGTCCGTGAAGACAACACGTACTACTATCCGTATGCCTATTTCCGCTACTCGAGCACAGGCACAACGCTGCACCGCGCTGCCGCGCAGGACGGATCGATGCCGACATATCTCTATTCGGACTACAGCAGGCCGAATATCCAGCTTGTCTTCCAGACGACGGGTCCGCCCGCCATCACCGTGACGTCATCGCCGCAGGGTTGCGCCACCACAGCGAATCAGACCGTGGTCGCCACGCTCTTCTCGCCTGTCGGCATCAGTGCCTCGGCGATCTGGTACAAGAAGAATTCCGGCAGTTGGACGTATTCCACTCCGACCTCGGTTGTTGGTACCACGTACACCTATACAATCAACCACGCCAATGTCGGTGGTGTTGCTGCGGGTGATCAGATCTCCTGGTACATCGGCGCCGCTGATGCAAACGGAACCCCGATTGTTGCGACTTATCCAGCGGGCGGCAGTGGCAACAGCCCCGCTCCAGGTTCGACTCCTCCGGCGACGGTCATGAAATACACCGTGCCCGGCAGTCTGCCGTACTCGGAAAACTTCGATCTCGGCCAGGGCGCCTGGACATTCGGCGGCTCGCAGGTTGGTGATTGGCGCGTTGGTGTTCCCGGCGGCGCGATCGGACCGACAGCGCTTTCCACGCCCAACGCACTTCTGTGTCAGAAAACACCTTCCTATGTCTATTCCGATGGCGCACAGTCGTGGGCGCAGTTCCCTCCGCTCAATTTTACGGGCCTCGTACAGGACCCCGTGCTGGTACTCAATCACAAGTATCAGACCGAAGGCTCGTATGACGGCGGTCGCGTGGAGTATTCCACGAACGGCGGTGTAACCTGGACCACACTCGGAACGGTGGCCTCGCCGAATGGCGTGAACTGGTACGACGCGGGAAGCGTGTACTCGTCCAACGGCCAGCCCGTATGGGTCGGAACCTACACCACGAGTTGGAAGCGCTCGGTGCACACCCTTACTGGTCTTGCAGGCCAGGCGTGTGTGCTTCTCCGCTTCTATTTCTGCAGCGACGGCTCCGTGTATTACGCGGGCTGGGGAATCGACGACGTTGCCGTCGGAAACTTCCCGCAGAAGGACATCGAAGTTGTGTCCGCGAACGTCAGCTATGCGACGGATCGCTGGGCGCAGGTGATCAATCAGTCGCATCCGGTGTCTGCAGTGGTTCGCACGAACGGCTGGGAAACTCCGCCGACGTCGATCACCCTTACCTATAAGGTCGGCTCCATGCCTGCTTCCGCCGCTGACGGCGTGTCGCAGACCTTCACCCCGACCTGGGCGGGCGGCCAGTACACCGCCAACTTCGCGACACCGTTCACACCGACCGCACTCGGCCCGGTGGTGGTGTACGTGAAGGCATTCTACACAGGTGACATGGCTGCCGGCAACGACTCCAAGGCATACACGATGAACGTGCAGCCGGTGGACGTCTACGGCTTCGAGGACTTCGAAGGTCTGAACAACGCGAACAACCCGAACGGCTTCCGCACGGGTTGGACAAGCATCAACAACGGCGGTCCGAACCCGTGGCTGATCTCTACGTGGGATAGGCCTTTCATCGCCGCCTGGGCAACTTATTTGAACACCGCGAACGATGTCAATCCCGATGATTACATGATCAGCCCGCCGGCGCTGCTTCAGGCCGGTTCAAGCTACCGCGTGCGCTTCAAATACCGTGGCCAGGTTGGCAATACAAACATCCGCCTTCTTTACGGCAAGACCGCAAATCCGGCACAGATGACCGTGCTCCACACGTGGAGCGTGCCGGTCTCGGCTACATGGACTGATGCCATCGGCCCGATAGGCGGAGTGGCGCCGTTTTTCAACACGGATCCGGCGGGTGCATCCAATTATTATCTCGCATGGCACATCTACGCGCCCATCACCAATGGTGGCGGTATCGGAATCGATGACATCATCCTCGATGTCAACCCGACTCCTCCGCCGAAAATTGGCTACGGCCTGCCTGGCACACCGAACGGCCAGCATGTCGACAACCCGGCAATTCCGCTGCAGGTCCTCGCGATCTACAAGAAGCCGGGCAAGATCGTGAAGACGTACGAAGTGGTCAGCACGACCTACAACTACGGTGCACCGGGCGACTTCCTCTGGGATGTCACAACATCGACGTCGTGGCTTAAAGTGACGAAGTCCATCGCGAATCCGACGCAGTATCTTGCGACGAATCCGTTCAACCCGGCACGTCCGCGTCAGCTCCAGACCTTCTCCCTTGAAGTGGATCCGACCAACCTTCTGCCCGGCACCTACACCGGCCAGCTCCTTATGTATGGGTCGTTGTACAACTCGCAGTATCCCGCGGGCATCAAGGCCACCAACGAAGTGTATCCTGTCACAGTGCAGCTCACCGTCATGGATGCCGGCTCCGGCGTTCCCGGCGCCGCGGGCAGCCTGCGCGCATGCCAGACGAACCTCACCGTTCGTCCGCAGCCGTACCTCTTCCTCGATCCGAAGACCAACCTTCCGTTCGCGGCAGTGACGGTTACTTCGGGCGCCATCCCCAGCATGTGCATCGAGGCCTTCCCGGGTATGCTCCCGGCGGGCATCGCGCGCTATCGCTACGTCGACCGCTACTTCAACGTCACCGCGGGCGGCACGGGTTGGACAGCCGATATCGACTGGTACTACACCGATACGGAAGCCGCCATGGGCGGTGTGACTGCTCCTGCGAAGCTCCGCAACATCCGCCAGCTCGTTTCCGGCGGTTCGTGGCAGGATCCGACCTCGGGCATAACCTCGACATCCTTCCCGAACATGTACTATGTGAAGGGCGCCGGGTACAATCCGACCAACATCGCGGGCAACCATTGCCTCGCGCACAACTGGGTACCGAAGCAGGGCGCCGACATGCCTGTCGCATTTGCTCTCGGCCAGAACTATCCGAACCCGTTCAATCCGACCACCAAGATCGACTTCTCCGTGGCTGAAGAGTCACACGTGAAGCTGACTGTGTACAACAGTCTTGGCGACGAAGTGGCCGTGCTCGTGAACGAAACCATGCAGGCAGGCGCATACAGCGTGCCGTTCGACGCTTCGGCGCTCCCGAGCGGCAGCTACATGTACCGCCTCACGGCCGATTCCTTCTCCGACACGAAGCGGATGCTTCTCGCGAAGTAA
- a CDS encoding fumarate reductase/succinate dehydrogenase flavoprotein subunit — MTLDAKIPSGPLTEKWNRHRFEMKLVNPANKRKFSVIVVGTGLAGASAAASLAELGYVVDAFCYQDSPRRAHSIAAQGGINAAKNYPNDGDSVYRLFYDTIKGGDYRAREANVHRLAEVSNAIIDQCVAQGVPFAREYGGYLDNRSFGGAQVSRTFYARGQTGQQLLLGAYSAMMRQVGLGAVKLHARTELLDLVIIDGHCRGIVTRDLTTGKIESWAADAVILATGGYANVFFLSTNAIACNVTATYRAFRKGAAFANPCYTQIHPTCIPVSGDHQSKLTLMSESLRNDGRIWVPKNKGETRGPNAIPEADRDYYLERMYPSFGNLSPRDISSRAAKRVCDEGRGVGTSGYGVYLDFSDSINRLGQGTIAERYGNLFEMYERITGENPYDVPMRIYPAAHYTMGGLWVDYNLMSTIPGLHVLGEANFSDHGANRLGASALMQGLADGYFVIPYTIANYFATAKTGKVTTEHPEFKKVEAEVAQRTKTLLGLKGKRTVANIHRELGKVMWEYCGMGRNADGLKKALSIIPSLREEFWNNAIVVGQGEELNIALERAGRVADFLEFAELMCHDALHRNESCGGHFREEYQTEDGEARRNDDEYAYVAAWEYTGVGIEPVLHKEPLVYENVQLQTRSYK, encoded by the coding sequence ATGACACTCGACGCCAAAATTCCTTCCGGACCGCTCACGGAAAAATGGAACCGGCACCGCTTCGAAATGAAGCTGGTGAACCCCGCCAACAAGCGCAAGTTCAGCGTCATCGTCGTGGGTACGGGCCTCGCGGGCGCCTCCGCAGCCGCATCCCTCGCCGAACTCGGCTATGTGGTGGACGCGTTCTGTTATCAGGACAGTCCGCGCCGCGCGCATTCCATCGCCGCGCAGGGCGGCATCAACGCCGCGAAGAACTACCCGAACGACGGCGACAGCGTGTACCGGCTCTTCTATGACACCATCAAGGGCGGTGACTACCGCGCACGCGAAGCCAACGTGCACCGCCTGGCCGAGGTGAGCAACGCGATCATCGACCAGTGCGTGGCGCAGGGCGTGCCCTTCGCGCGCGAGTACGGCGGATATCTCGACAACCGCTCCTTCGGCGGCGCGCAGGTGTCGCGCACCTTCTACGCGCGCGGCCAGACAGGGCAGCAGCTCCTCCTCGGCGCCTATTCGGCGATGATGCGCCAGGTGGGCCTCGGCGCGGTGAAGCTGCACGCGCGCACGGAACTCCTCGATCTTGTCATCATCGACGGACACTGCCGCGGCATCGTGACGCGCGATCTCACCACAGGAAAAATCGAATCGTGGGCTGCCGACGCGGTGATCCTCGCGACGGGCGGCTACGCGAATGTGTTCTTCCTCTCGACCAACGCGATCGCCTGCAACGTCACCGCCACCTATCGCGCGTTCAGGAAGGGCGCCGCGTTCGCAAATCCCTGCTACACGCAGATACACCCGACCTGCATTCCCGTCAGCGGCGACCATCAGTCGAAACTCACACTCATGTCGGAATCGCTCCGCAATGACGGCCGCATCTGGGTGCCGAAAAACAAGGGCGAGACACGCGGACCCAACGCCATTCCCGAAGCGGACCGCGACTATTACCTCGAGCGCATGTATCCGAGCTTCGGCAACCTGTCGCCGCGCGACATCTCATCACGCGCCGCAAAACGTGTGTGCGACGAGGGCCGCGGCGTGGGCACCTCGGGCTACGGCGTGTATCTCGATTTTTCGGATTCCATCAACCGTCTCGGACAGGGCACAATCGCCGAACGTTACGGCAACCTCTTCGAGATGTACGAACGCATCACCGGCGAAAATCCCTACGACGTGCCGATGCGCATCTATCCCGCCGCGCATTATACCATGGGCGGTCTGTGGGTGGACTACAACCTCATGAGTACGATTCCCGGCTTGCATGTGCTGGGCGAGGCGAATTTCAGCGACCACGGTGCGAACCGCCTCGGCGCGAGCGCGCTGATGCAGGGCCTGGCGGACGGATACTTCGTCATCCCTTACACCATCGCGAACTACTTCGCCACGGCCAAGACCGGCAAAGTCACCACCGAACACCCCGAGTTCAAGAAGGTCGAGGCCGAAGTTGCGCAACGCACCAAAACGCTGCTCGGTCTGAAGGGCAAACGCACCGTCGCCAACATACACCGCGAGTTGGGCAAGGTGATGTGGGAGTATTGCGGCATGGGCCGGAACGCGGATGGTTTGAAAAAGGCCCTGTCGATCATCCCCTCGCTACGCGAAGAGTTCTGGAACAACGCCATCGTCGTGGGCCAGGGCGAGGAACTCAACATCGCCCTCGAACGCGCGGGCCGCGTGGCCGATTTCCTCGAGTTCGCCGAGCTCATGTGCCATGACGCACTGCACCGCAACGAATCCTGCGGCGGACACTTCCGCGAGGAATACCAGACCGAAGACGGCGAGGCGCGCCGCAACGACGACGAATACGCGTATGTCGCCGCCTGGGAATACACCGGCGTCGGTATCGAACCCGTGCTGCACAAGGAACCCCTCGTCTACGAGAACGTGCAGCTTCAGACAAGGAGTTACAAGTGA
- a CDS encoding T9SS type A sorting domain-containing protein: protein MMKLGTRSLKRSLLFAMLLVPLLAGGAFGATYFTEGFEGSWTTNAPPGWSYTNSNSYWERATGAYMYYTGQTILPKSGSYMAFYNAWIYSSGYNALMMSPNINISASTQPRLTFWAIRDQYTYSGYLQVRISSDGGASWAVLATISSGSAALVQYGISIPTAYKTANFKVAFYGYSDWYNNLAIDDVVVDDGAPILNYCAATGSSACCMGIGNVTFNTINNTSGYAMPQYSNYTALSTTVIVGQTYNLSVTASGPNPQYGMAWFDWNQNGSFADAGESYALGYFNISQTLVVPISIPATAATGPTRMRIRTEWYNYGYPPACGTVSYGECEDYTVNVLPGSNTINATPASLTFSAEHTAPLPASQNINVSTSPTSFAWTGSTIQSPVFMSISPTSGTGVGTVATSITTTTITPGTYNGTVRFSSAISGNKDVPVTYDLIPRVAIAPATDPVLIKVGCTTGGTYNKQVMINNSGGNFGGGVLNWTATSMSPDVTVATPSGSQGQNLSFSVNTNGMTSGNTYFRTIQMTGVNSVTGIPASNSPYMLTIKIEVEPAGNVQQSKTVNTTWTAFTNSSGQVVAELMSSVTIPSLTLNVTTCTMPQGFSRLRYVRRYFSMSTSASVSNLSARFYYNAGELYPMVTNQAALAVWQQMVLNGAWTYRGGTSYPNSYYVEVSGLTSLAGVFSMAQPWFPKNVALSATAMYDRVSRNAVLQWSSRGLGADEWVIERTTDANLDEASWQYAGATMSSANGQCAFVDKLSNDGTYYYRLISVDSEGNDIVSQPITLVAASTPEVFALEQNYPNPFNPTTSIRFAVPQTVHVRLKVYDMLWREVTTLVDEVKQAGSYNVSFDATTIPSGAYFYRLDAGTFTDTKRMNVSK from the coding sequence ATGATGAAGCTTGGTACACGGTCACTCAAACGCTCGTTGCTCTTTGCGATGTTGCTTGTTCCGCTCCTCGCGGGTGGCGCATTCGGAGCAACGTATTTTACTGAGGGTTTTGAAGGCAGTTGGACGACAAACGCACCTCCGGGGTGGTCGTACACGAATTCAAACTCCTACTGGGAGCGTGCAACCGGTGCATACATGTATTATACCGGCCAGACGATTCTTCCGAAAAGCGGTTCATACATGGCGTTTTATAACGCGTGGATCTATTCATCGGGATACAACGCCCTGATGATGTCACCCAACATCAACATCAGCGCGTCGACTCAGCCGCGTCTTACGTTCTGGGCGATCAGAGATCAGTACACTTATTCAGGATATCTCCAAGTGCGGATATCCAGCGATGGAGGTGCAAGCTGGGCAGTTCTCGCCACGATCAGCTCCGGTTCGGCTGCACTCGTGCAGTATGGTATCAGCATTCCCACGGCATACAAGACCGCGAATTTTAAAGTTGCGTTTTACGGCTACAGCGATTGGTACAACAACCTCGCCATTGACGACGTCGTGGTTGACGACGGGGCGCCGATCCTCAATTATTGCGCGGCAACGGGCAGTAGCGCCTGTTGTATGGGCATCGGCAACGTGACGTTTAACACGATCAACAACACGAGCGGTTATGCCATGCCGCAGTATTCGAACTACACCGCTCTCTCAACGACTGTCATCGTGGGTCAGACGTATAATCTGTCGGTCACCGCGTCGGGTCCGAATCCGCAGTACGGTATGGCGTGGTTCGATTGGAATCAGAACGGCAGCTTCGCGGACGCCGGCGAATCGTATGCACTCGGATATTTCAACATCTCGCAGACGCTTGTTGTCCCCATTTCCATCCCCGCCACTGCAGCTACGGGTCCGACACGCATGCGCATACGAACGGAATGGTACAACTACGGATATCCCCCGGCCTGCGGCACGGTCAGCTACGGCGAGTGTGAAGACTACACCGTCAATGTGCTGCCGGGCAGCAATACCATCAACGCGACGCCCGCGTCATTGACCTTCTCGGCGGAACACACAGCGCCATTGCCCGCCTCGCAGAATATCAACGTCTCCACCTCGCCGACGTCGTTTGCATGGACCGGAAGCACCATTCAGTCGCCTGTGTTCATGAGTATCAGCCCGACATCCGGGACGGGTGTTGGCACGGTTGCGACCTCGATCACGACCACAACGATTACACCGGGCACATACAACGGAACCGTGCGCTTCTCCTCTGCCATCTCCGGCAACAAAGATGTGCCTGTGACCTACGATCTGATCCCGCGTGTCGCCATCGCACCCGCGACCGACCCCGTCCTGATCAAGGTCGGCTGCACTACCGGTGGCACATATAACAAACAAGTCATGATCAACAACAGCGGCGGCAATTTCGGCGGCGGCGTCTTGAACTGGACGGCGACCTCGATGAGTCCAGACGTGACTGTCGCGACGCCGTCAGGATCACAGGGTCAAAACCTCTCATTCTCCGTGAACACCAACGGCATGACAAGCGGCAACACGTACTTCCGCACGATTCAGATGACCGGTGTGAACAGCGTAACCGGTATCCCCGCGTCGAATTCGCCGTACATGCTCACGATCAAGATCGAGGTAGAGCCGGCGGGTAATGTGCAGCAGTCGAAGACGGTGAACACCACATGGACCGCCTTCACGAATTCGAGCGGTCAGGTTGTTGCGGAACTCATGAGCTCTGTCACCATCCCCTCGCTTACTCTCAACGTCACCACGTGCACGATGCCGCAGGGCTTCTCGCGCCTCCGCTACGTACGCCGCTACTTCAGTATGTCGACCTCGGCTTCGGTGTCGAATCTCTCGGCGAGATTCTACTACAACGCGGGCGAGCTGTATCCGATGGTCACGAACCAGGCCGCACTCGCGGTGTGGCAGCAGATGGTGCTCAACGGCGCCTGGACATACCGCGGCGGCACAAGCTATCCGAACAGCTATTACGTCGAAGTGAGCGGACTTACCTCGCTGGCGGGCGTGTTCTCGATGGCGCAGCCCTGGTTCCCGAAGAATGTCGCCCTGTCGGCCACGGCAATGTACGACCGTGTTTCACGGAATGCAGTGCTGCAGTGGTCGTCGCGCGGCCTCGGCGCGGACGAGTGGGTGATTGAACGCACAACCGATGCAAATCTCGACGAAGCATCCTGGCAGTATGCCGGAGCGACCATGTCGAGCGCCAACGGTCAGTGCGCGTTTGTCGACAAGCTCTCGAACGACGGCACGTATTACTATCGCCTGATTTCCGTCGACAGCGAAGGCAACGACATCGTGTCTCAGCCGATCACACTCGTCGCAGCCTCGACACCCGAGGTGTTCGCACTCGAGCAGAACTACCCGAATCCATTCAATCCGACAACATCGATCCGTTTTGCCGTGCCGCAGACCGTACACGTGCGCCTGAAAGTGTACGACATGTTGTGGCGTGAAGTCACGACACTCGTCGACGAAGTCAAGCAGGCCGGTTCGTACAACGTGTCGTTTGATGCCACGACGATCCCGAGTGGCGCGTACTTCTACCGTCTCGATGCGGGCACATTTACCGACACCAAACGGATGAACGTGTCCAAATAA